A single Caretta caretta isolate rCarCar2 chromosome 2, rCarCar1.hap1, whole genome shotgun sequence DNA region contains:
- the MPPE1 gene encoding metallophosphoesterase 1 isoform X2, whose product MATMRSNLGIMKILHLKKRGCFLLKLLCLVALVLIFCEFLIYYVVIFQCHWPEVKIEAHRSSKQSSASVLKAMFLSDTHLLGEIKGHWLDKLRREWQMERAFQTALSLLVPDIVFILGDVFDEGKWSFSQAWADDVRRFQKMFRHPVCTELMVVVGNHDIGFHYEMTAYKLKRFAKVFNFTSGKLITRKGVNFVMVNSVALEGDGCTICSRAEAKLMKLSHKLNCSQQEENHSKKRCSDVEQLPASEPILLQHYPLYRRNDAECAGEDSALPEEKNIPFKEKYDVLSREASQKLLWWFHPRLILSGHTHSACEVLHNGKIPEISVPSFSWRNRNNPSFIMGSITPTNFSLYKCFLPLESRVVTIYCIAGALLGVLILAHLQLLNPPFYFAQHLIRKHKAV is encoded by the exons ATGGCAACGATGAGATCCAACTTGGGCATTATGAAGATTCTTCACTTGAAGAAGAGAGGCTGTTTTCTGCTGAAGCTTTTGTGTCTGGTTGCCTTGGTGTTAATCTTTTGTGAATTCTTAATTTATTATGTGGTGATATTTCAGTGTCATTGGCCAGAAGTTAAAATAGAAGCTCACAGGAGCAGCAAACAGTCTTCGGCTTCTGTCTTGAAGGCCATGTTTTTATCTGATACCCACCTGCTTGGCGAAATCAAAGGGCATTGGCTAGACAAATTAAGAAG GGAATGGCAAATGGAGAGAGCCTTCCAAACTGCCTTGTCATTACTGGTGCCAGATATTGTTTTCATACTAGGAGACGTCTTTGATGAAGGAAAGTGGAGCTTCTCCCAG GCCTGGGCAGATGATGTCAGGCGGTTTCAGAAAATGTTCCGGCATCCAGTTTGCACTGAGCTAATGGTTGTTGTTGGCAACCATGACATTGGTTTTCACTATGA AATGACCGCTTACAAGTTAAAACGGTTTGCAAAAGTTTTCAACTTCACCTCCGGAAAGCTAATAACCCGGAAAGGGGTAAA TTTTGTCATGGTGAACAGTGTTGCCCTGGAAGGTGATGGGTGCACTatctgcagcagagcagaagcAAAGCTCATGAAGCTTTCTCATAAACTGAATTGCTCTCAACAG GAAGAGAATCATTCCAAGAAAAGATGCAGtgatgtggaacagcttccagctTCAGAACCAATCCTTTTACAG CATTACCCTCTTTACAGAAGAAATGACGCTGAATGTGCTGGGGAAGATTCTGCTCTTCCAGAGGAAAAGAACATCCCATTTAAAGAAAAGTATGATGTACTTTCTAGAGAGGCTTCACAAAAG CTGTTATGGTGGTTTCATCCCCGTTTGATTCTGAGTGGCCATACCCACAGTGCATGTGAAGTGTTGCATAATGGGAAGATTCCAGAAATCAGTGTCCCATCGTTTAGTTGGAGGAACAGAAACAACCCTAGTTTCATCATG ggCAGCATAACACCAACCAACTTCTCCCTCTACAAGTGTTTCCTTCCACTTGAGAGCAGAGTGGTTACTATATACTGTATAGCAGGGGCTCTACTGGGGGTACTGATACTAGCTCATCTTCAACTTCTCAATCCACCTTTTTATTTTGCTCAGCACTTAATCAGGAAGCATAAAGCAGTATGA
- the MPPE1 gene encoding metallophosphoesterase 1 isoform X1 yields MATMRSNLGIMKILHLKKRGCFLLKLLCLVALVLIFCEFLIYYVVIFQCHWPEVKIEAHRSSKQSSASVLKAMFLSDTHLLGEIKGHWLDKLRREWQMERAFQTALSLLVPDIVFILGDVFDEGKWSFSQAWADDVRRFQKMFRHPVCTELMVVVGNHDIGFHYEMTAYKLKRFAKVFNFTSGKLITRKGVNFVMVNSVALEGDGCTICSRAEAKLMKLSHKLNCSQQQEENHSKKRCSDVEQLPASEPILLQHYPLYRRNDAECAGEDSALPEEKNIPFKEKYDVLSREASQKLLWWFHPRLILSGHTHSACEVLHNGKIPEISVPSFSWRNRNNPSFIMGSITPTNFSLYKCFLPLESRVVTIYCIAGALLGVLILAHLQLLNPPFYFAQHLIRKHKAV; encoded by the exons ATGGCAACGATGAGATCCAACTTGGGCATTATGAAGATTCTTCACTTGAAGAAGAGAGGCTGTTTTCTGCTGAAGCTTTTGTGTCTGGTTGCCTTGGTGTTAATCTTTTGTGAATTCTTAATTTATTATGTGGTGATATTTCAGTGTCATTGGCCAGAAGTTAAAATAGAAGCTCACAGGAGCAGCAAACAGTCTTCGGCTTCTGTCTTGAAGGCCATGTTTTTATCTGATACCCACCTGCTTGGCGAAATCAAAGGGCATTGGCTAGACAAATTAAGAAG GGAATGGCAAATGGAGAGAGCCTTCCAAACTGCCTTGTCATTACTGGTGCCAGATATTGTTTTCATACTAGGAGACGTCTTTGATGAAGGAAAGTGGAGCTTCTCCCAG GCCTGGGCAGATGATGTCAGGCGGTTTCAGAAAATGTTCCGGCATCCAGTTTGCACTGAGCTAATGGTTGTTGTTGGCAACCATGACATTGGTTTTCACTATGA AATGACCGCTTACAAGTTAAAACGGTTTGCAAAAGTTTTCAACTTCACCTCCGGAAAGCTAATAACCCGGAAAGGGGTAAA TTTTGTCATGGTGAACAGTGTTGCCCTGGAAGGTGATGGGTGCACTatctgcagcagagcagaagcAAAGCTCATGAAGCTTTCTCATAAACTGAATTGCTCTCAACAG CAGGAAGAGAATCATTCCAAGAAAAGATGCAGtgatgtggaacagcttccagctTCAGAACCAATCCTTTTACAG CATTACCCTCTTTACAGAAGAAATGACGCTGAATGTGCTGGGGAAGATTCTGCTCTTCCAGAGGAAAAGAACATCCCATTTAAAGAAAAGTATGATGTACTTTCTAGAGAGGCTTCACAAAAG CTGTTATGGTGGTTTCATCCCCGTTTGATTCTGAGTGGCCATACCCACAGTGCATGTGAAGTGTTGCATAATGGGAAGATTCCAGAAATCAGTGTCCCATCGTTTAGTTGGAGGAACAGAAACAACCCTAGTTTCATCATG ggCAGCATAACACCAACCAACTTCTCCCTCTACAAGTGTTTCCTTCCACTTGAGAGCAGAGTGGTTACTATATACTGTATAGCAGGGGCTCTACTGGGGGTACTGATACTAGCTCATCTTCAACTTCTCAATCCACCTTTTTATTTTGCTCAGCACTTAATCAGGAAGCATAAAGCAGTATGA